From a region of the Vanrija pseudolonga chromosome 2, complete sequence genome:
- the mlcH gene encoding Acyltransferase mlcH codes for MSVKLSDKATKEIDQLLADYPQEGYPGTIVGAINKAGEILYLKPTGLKNVDTKEKYDKDTVFWVASFSKLVTAVGAMQLAEQGKINLDDPVSKVLPELTKPEVIVSTTATEIKTRPATVPITYRMLLTHTSGLGYPFWNQDILNWAGQSGQASWFTNVNHPLVFEPGTSWEYSVGLDWMAVAMERITGLTLDQYSKKYIFDPLGMKDSTFNLATRPDLQPRLSTLHTWDPATEKTATMPFAHNPLGVDGPELQSGGAGLHSTPEDYLRLLQVLLNGGENEKGTRILKADTVKLMFEDQIADFKDKGALGDSAPPAAIPAFVHTPLVMAPGLAKGWGLSFLLNKDDWPGNRKAGTAEWAGIACLSWVADPTSEIAFVIFNEILPFWQPKFIETMQKVQGIIYAPGALVK; via the exons ATGTCCGTCAAGCTCTCAGACAAGGCCACCAAGGAGATcgaccagctcctcgccgactaCCCGCAGGAGGGATACCCCGGCACCATTGTCGGCGCTATCAACAAGGCGGGCGAGATCCTCTACCTCAAGCCGACGGGCCTCAAGAACGTTGACACCAAGGAGAAGTATGACAAGGACACG GTCTTCTGGGTCGCGTCGTTCTCCAAGCTCGTgacggccgtcggcgcgatgcagctcgccgagcagggcaagatcaacctcgacgaccccgtTTCCAAGGTCCTCCCCGAGCTCACCAAGCCCGAGGTCATTGTGAGCACGACCGCCACCGAGATCAAGACGAGGCCCGCTAC CGTGCCCATCACGTACCGCATGCTCCTGACGCACACTTCGGGCCTCGGCTACCCCTTCTGGAACCAGGACATCCTGAACTGGGCCGGACAGTCGGGCCAGGCGAGCTGGTTCACCAACGTCAACCACCCGCTCGTGTTCGAGCCCGGCACCAGCTGGGAGTACTCTGTCGGCCTGGACTGGATGGCCGTGGCGATGGAGCGCATCACGGGCTTGACCCTTGACCAGTACTCCAAGA aGTACATCTTTGACCCGCTCGGCATGAAGGACTCGACGTTCAACCTTGCAACCCGCCCCGACCTCCAGCCGCGCCTGTCCACGCTGCACACATGGGACCCGGCGACGGAGAAGACCGCAACGATGCCGTTCGCGCACAacccgctcggcgtcgacgggccCGAGCTGcagtcgggcggcgcgggcctgCACTCCACGCCAGAGGACTACCTCCGCCTCCTGCAGGTGCTGctcaacggcggcgagaaCGAGAAGGGCACGCGCATCCTCAAGGCCGACACGGTCAAGCTCATGTTCGAGGACCAGATCGCCGACttcaaggacaagggcgcgctcggcgactcggcgccccccgccgccatcccGGCGTTCGTGCACACCCCGCTCGTCATGGCGCCGGGGCTTGCAAAGGGCTGGGGCTTGTCGTTCCTGC TTAACAAGGACGACTGGCCCGGAAACCGCAAGGCCGGCACCGCAGAGTGGGCCGGCATCGCATGTCTCTCGTGGGTCGCCGACCCGACGAGCGAGATTGCCTTTGTCATCTTCAACGAGATCCTCCCCTTCTGGCAGCCCAAGTTCATCGAGACGATGCAAAAGGTCCAGGGCATCATCTACGCCCCCGGAGCGCTCGTCAAGTAG
- the SPAC922.05c_5 gene encoding UNC93-like protein has translation MSRPASVHSVGEKAEAKDTLAEPAPASVPWFRSTYTQAVVTGIASFLAPGMYAACAATGAGGLADVKIGNASVAVAFALIVPSALAATGYAPYAAALYTNSAFGNQWFLILGAVICGLTSGIFWVTEGTIIMVYSEPARKGRLVAIWQSLFNLATLVGGAINLALNVDIAKPGGLRPKTYLVFVGLSSCAPLFSLLLSNPRQVKRADGRPVPALPSEGFFKEVWLTLLELRHPRVLAAAFLWSHSLFVPSFFNFSVRVRGMSSIVQPVLSIIWHQANGQYLLDSNIRLRKKLVIAWSVIQGKCFPSVIAVCVIWVMVDLVYIKNHPEATVVYDWETRRWAVWWFPAVLGSAAAWVSYGYNYYMAAYIIPKNSDGVRMSRIIATLRSAESGSAAVGFGIGSLQLAMYKLGIINIFFLAVVLVLGTWLHIWIWRADEKGTFGYVEDWAEAREAAREEK, from the exons ATGAGCCGCCCCGCCAGCGTCCATTCAGTGGGCGAGAAGGCCGAAGCGAAAgacacgctcgccgagcccgccccGGCCAGCGTGCCGTGGTTCAGGAGCACGTACACCCAGGCCGTGGTGACGGGCATCGCGTCCTTCCTCGCGCCGGGGATGTACGCTGCGTGCgcggccaccggcgccggtggtCTCGCCGACGTCAAGATCGGGAACGCgagcgtcgccgtcgcgttcgcgctcATCGTGCCCTCTGCCCTCGCTGCCA CGGGGTACGCTCCGTACGCGGCGGCTTTG TACACCAACTCGGCGTTCGGCAACCAGTGGTTCCTCATCCTCGGGGCCGTGATCTGCGGCCTGACGTCAGGCATCTTCTGGGTGACAGAAGGCACCATCATCATGGTGTACTCTGAGCCCGCGCGCAAGGGGCGTCTCGTGGCCATCTGGCAGAGCCTGTTCAACCTCGCCACGCTGGTCGGTGGTGCGATCaacctcgcgctcaacgtcGACATTGCCAAGCCCGGCGGGCTGAGGCCAAAGACGTACCTCGTGTTCGTGGGCCTCAGCTCGTGCGCGCCCCTGTTTTCCTTGTTGCTGTCCAACCCCAGGCAAGtgaagcgcgccgacggccgcccgGTGCCTGCGCTGCCGAGTGAAGGGTTCTTCAAGGAGGTGTGGCTtacgctgctcgagctgcgccacCCGCGTGTGTTGGCTGCGGCCTTCCTCTGGAGCCACTCGCTCTTTGTCCCGAGTTTCTTTA acttctcggtgcgcgtgcgcggcaTGTCGTCGATCGTGCAGCCCGTCCTTTCCATCATCT GGCACCAAGCCAACGGA CAGTACCTCCTCGACTCGAACATCCGCCTGCGCAAGAAGCTCGTCATCGCGTGGTCCGTCATCCAAGGCAAGTGCTTTCCCT CGGTCATCGCCGTCTGCGTGATCTGGGTCATGGTCGACCTGGTGTACATAAAGAACCACCCCGAAGCCACCGTCGTCTACGACTGGGAGACGCGCCGCTGGGCCGTGTGGTGGTTCCCCGCGGTgctcggcagcgccgccgcgtgggTGTCGTACGGCTACA ACTACTACATGGCCGCGTACATCATCCCCAAGAACTCGGACGGCGTGCGCATGAGCCGCATCAtcgcgacgctgcgctcggccgAGAGCGGGTCCGCCGCGGTCGGGTTCGGCATCGGctcgctccagctcgccatGTACAAACTCGGCATCATCAACATCTTCTTCTTGGcggtcgtgctcgtgcttgGCACGTGGCTGCATATCTGGATCTGGCGGGCGGACGAGAAGGGCACGTTTGGGTACGTTGAGGActgggccgaggcgcgcgaggccgcccgTGAGGAGAAGTGA